The sequence TACTTTTTGAAGAATTAGGTTTTAGATACTTTGGTCCATTAGATGGACATAACCTTTCTTTGCTAATAGATACCTTTAAAAAAGTTAAAGAAATAACTGGGCCGATTCTTATTCATGTAGTTACCAAAAAAGGCAAGGGTTATCCACCAGCGGAAAGAGAGCCAGAGAAATTTCATGGTGTAAGCCCCACCAGAAAAAATCTGGCGTATCCTGAGAAGTTAATCAGTATGTCGAATACTGATTCAGTTGCCAAAGATATTACTACCAGCAGCTATTTCGGCGAAACTCTTGTCAAATTAGCCGAGCGTGATCCGCGAATATGCGCGATTACGGCTGGCATGTGTTTGGGGACCGGCCTAGAGGCCTTTAAGCAAAAATTTCCTAGTAGATTTTTCGATGTCGGAATCTGCGAAGAACATGCTGTAACATTTGCGGCGGGCTTAGCCTTAATGGGATTACGCCCGGTGGTGGCAATTTATGCAACTTTTTTGTCTCGAGCCTACGATCAGATTATTCAAGATGTTGCGCTTCAGAATCTTCCGGTAATATTTGCCATTGATCGCGCAGGAATTGCGGGGGAAGACGGGCCGACCCACCACGGAACTTTGACGCTTTCTTATCTTAGAGTGGTACCAAATTTAGTGATAGCTGTGCCTAAAGACTTAAATGAAATTGAACAATTGTTAGAGTTTGGTATAAAATGTAATCGACCTTTTGCGTTGCTTTACCCCAAAGGAACATTAAAGGAAATTCCTATTATTAAGACGGACACACCTTTGGCGTTAGCAAAAGCTGAAATTATCATTAATAATACTGAAAATTCAAGATTCGCCGATTTACCCAAACTGATAATTTTTGCTTTAGGTGCCGTTATTTATGAAGCTTACGAAGCACTTCGGAAGTTCGAAAGGTTAGAAAATGTTATACTTGTTAATCTTAGATGGCTTAAACCAATCGACGAGGAACTTATTAAAAGATTGGTTTCAGAAGACGATTATGTGGTAAGTGTTGAAGAAAACACCAAAATTGGAGGATTAGGTAGCGCTCTTTTAGAAATTTTTGGAAAGTTTAATATTTTCCCAAAGAAATTTATTGCTCTAGGGCTTGATGATAAATTTATTGCCCACGGGACAAGAGAAGAATTGCTCAGCTTAGAAGGACTTACTGCTCACAAATTAGTTCAAGTATTTTCCAATTTATTAAAAGAAATAAATACTCCTTGCTTAGCAAAACACTTGAGCATATGAGAAAAAGCGTATTTTTATTGATTATTATAGGAAACTTACTTTTTAGTCAAGACCTCAGTGATTCCTTATATTATTATCCAGGGCTAAAAGAACCTTATCGAATCGTTCCCAGAATTAACTACCTTACAGAAAAAGTTTACTTAGAAATGTGGCATGATTCGATTTTTTTAGGCTATAAAAACATTATTCCGCTTCAAGAGTACTTTATATATTCTGCCTATCAAGAACTTAGACCGCCGCAGACAAGTAAAACAAGTAAGGAAAAAATTACTTACGGCATGGAGGGATTAATTCCCGATATTGAACTCCCTAGAATTCCGCTTGTTGGTGAAGGCACTCGGATTAACATATCTGGCTCGGACCGGATAACATTTGGTGGTCGTCAGACATTTACCAAAGGTTTTACGCCAACCCCCGGGCCGTCGCGGTTGTTTCCTGAGTTAAAAATGGACCAGCAATTAAAAGTAAAATTAGACGGCACAATTGGAGATAAAACAAAAGTTTTAATTGACCATGATTCCGAACGAGATATCCTGGGGCGAAACCAGATAAAGATTTCGTACTCGGGCACAGAAGATGAGATCGTTCAGAGTTTAGAATTCGGTGATACAAGGCTTTTAATTCCTGCTACCAATTATACCGGTGATTTGCCATCTCGACGGGGGCTTTTCGGATTTTCAGGTCGTGGTAAGTTGGGCGGAATTGACTTATATATGGTAGCATCTCGAGAGGAAGCTCAGGGCGAAACGAAGGAGTTTCGGGGACAAACCCGTATTGTGTATGATACGATATACGATGTAGAATTTACTCGCCGGACATTTTTTTCACTGGGAGAAGCGGGTAACGCGCGAATTACCGACCTGAGAGTTTATGTAAAGGATAACTCATTACAAGGTGAATCAGCCATTG comes from candidate division WOR-3 bacterium and encodes:
- the dxs gene encoding 1-deoxy-D-xylulose-5-phosphate synthase, encoding MITKNIYPEDIRTLSITELENLAAILRARIIDVVLRRGGHLASSLGCVELAIALHYVFNTPEDKIIWDVGHQSYAHKLITGRFEAFETLRTYGGISGFPKRDESIYDVFDTGHSGNAISVALGIATAAKLTGKNIKSIAVIGDGSIVNGMAFEALNHAGAGWDNLIVVLNDNEMAISQTRGAMANYLNKIITGRMYNQLKARIWRMLELLPKNLRGRARLYAKKLQAGIKNLLAPSILFEELGFRYFGPLDGHNLSLLIDTFKKVKEITGPILIHVVTKKGKGYPPAEREPEKFHGVSPTRKNLAYPEKLISMSNTDSVAKDITTSSYFGETLVKLAERDPRICAITAGMCLGTGLEAFKQKFPSRFFDVGICEEHAVTFAAGLALMGLRPVVAIYATFLSRAYDQIIQDVALQNLPVIFAIDRAGIAGEDGPTHHGTLTLSYLRVVPNLVIAVPKDLNEIEQLLEFGIKCNRPFALLYPKGTLKEIPIIKTDTPLALAKAEIIINNTENSRFADLPKLIIFALGAVIYEAYEALRKFERLENVILVNLRWLKPIDEELIKRLVSEDDYVVSVEENTKIGGLGSALLEIFGKFNIFPKKFIALGLDDKFIAHGTREELLSLEGLTAHKLVQVFSNLLKEINTPCLAKHLSI